A genome region from Arachidicoccus soli includes the following:
- a CDS encoding DUF3826 domain-containing protein, producing MLKNKLVGKIIGWSIFFFAIIFNTHINAQTNTKDKEAIEAKASSWVASLNLNDKAKVERVTNLIATHLEAVRDWNNTHSFTSVPAGINPETGNKLSDLDRQIIVNSTIPSSVHENLMNGLRKDLNEQQVDAILDKYTVGKVAFTLKGYEAIVPDLTDKEKEVIISNLKTAREQAIDYKSMKQISAIFGIYKSKNEQYLNDNGRNWRQLYKAYYNKMKAEKAAKKVK from the coding sequence ATGCTAAAAAATAAATTAGTAGGCAAAATTATCGGCTGGTCTATTTTTTTCTTTGCCATTATTTTCAATACACATATAAATGCGCAGACCAATACTAAAGACAAAGAGGCTATAGAAGCAAAAGCAAGTAGTTGGGTAGCTTCTTTAAACTTAAATGATAAAGCAAAAGTTGAAAGAGTTACGAATCTTATTGCTACACATCTGGAAGCCGTTCGGGATTGGAATAATACACATTCTTTTACGAGCGTTCCTGCTGGTATTAACCCGGAGACGGGTAATAAATTAAGCGATTTGGACAGGCAGATAATTGTTAACTCAACAATACCATCTTCAGTCCACGAAAACTTGATGAACGGTCTAAGAAAGGATTTAAATGAGCAACAAGTGGATGCCATTTTAGATAAATATACTGTTGGGAAAGTTGCCTTTACTTTAAAGGGATATGAAGCCATTGTACCTGACTTAACTGATAAGGAAAAAGAGGTTATCATTTCAAATTTAAAAACGGCAAGAGAACAAGCAATTGATTACAAGAGCATGAAGCAGATCTCTGCCATTTTTGGTATTTATAAGTCTAAAAATGAACAATACTTAAATGATAATGGTAGGAACTGGCGCCAACTTTATAAAGCTTATTATAATAAAATGAAAGCAGAAAAAGCTGCAAAAAAGGTCAAATAA
- a CDS encoding alpha-L-rhamnosidase, whose amino-acid sequence MRVGYARTPVDTELRLTLLKCESLKDPLGIDVLNPRLSWNIISEQRNVQQVAYQILVASTLENLKKGVGDLWDSKKTFSSNSIQIQYEGKGLQSRQDCYWKVRVWTNKGATNWSTAACWSMGLLQRTDWQSKWIGWDKPFPWDSVTKFSRLSARYFRKEFTIKKKIVSATAYISGLGLYELFINGEKVGKQVLAPSPTDYSKEVKYNTFDITQILKNGANAVGVVLGNGRFFTMRQNYKPWKWHNFGFPKLLLQIEIKYSDGSSKKIVSDDTWKMTADGPIRSNNEYDGEDYDATKEMKGWTLPGFNESKWFNAKYVLPPDGILSAQMNNNMQVMDSVKVKSIHQIGAKDYIIDFGQNMAGWLLLNVDGKGHSGDTITIRYAESLQPGGQLYVENLRDAKSTDHYILSGKNNERFAPQFVYHGFRYVEVRNYPGHPNDSNFLAEVVYDKMQTIGSFSCSDTTINQIFKNAYWTIRSDYKGMPVDCPQRNERQPWLGDRSTGCYGESFLFNNGNLYAKWLDDIQDAQKENGSIPDVAPTFWYYFKDDITWPSTYLNVANMLYHQYGDKQSIVKHYASMKKWMSYMQQQYMNSYLFSNDSYGDWCVPPESPKLIHSIDPERMTDGGLLATATYYKDLKLMEKFASIAHQSGDSLNFAELASKIKLAFNNKYFNQKKKYYSNNSITANLLPLTFGIVADKFKKDVFENIVNKTLKENKGHIGTGVIGTQFLMRGFTNNNRTDIAYQLATNRTYPSWGYMVANGATTIWELWNGNTASPKMNSQNHVMLLGDLLIWLFEDQAGIKSDLNQTAFKKIIMHPQINSKMQFVNATYQSPYGEIKSAWKKEGRFFYWNMRIPPNTTAEIYIPSSDQDPNISETNRAIAQLKDITFMKRENGYTIYTLGSGNYHFKSSF is encoded by the coding sequence ATGAGGGTTGGCTATGCCAGAACGCCTGTTGATACTGAATTGCGATTAACGCTACTTAAGTGTGAATCTTTGAAAGACCCTTTAGGTATTGATGTGTTGAACCCTAGATTAAGTTGGAATATAATTTCGGAACAAAGAAATGTACAACAGGTTGCCTATCAGATATTAGTTGCATCCACTTTGGAAAACCTGAAGAAGGGAGTGGGGGATTTGTGGGATTCCAAAAAGACGTTTTCGTCAAATTCCATTCAAATACAATACGAGGGGAAAGGTTTGCAAAGCAGACAAGACTGTTATTGGAAGGTAAGGGTATGGACAAATAAAGGTGCTACAAATTGGAGTACAGCGGCATGCTGGTCAATGGGGCTTTTACAAAGAACAGATTGGCAATCAAAATGGATTGGTTGGGATAAGCCTTTTCCCTGGGACAGTGTAACTAAATTCTCTAGACTATCCGCCAGGTATTTTAGAAAAGAATTTACAATTAAGAAGAAAATTGTTTCTGCTACTGCGTATATCTCCGGCTTAGGGCTTTATGAGCTTTTTATTAATGGGGAAAAAGTTGGAAAGCAAGTGTTAGCACCTTCTCCAACCGATTACTCAAAAGAAGTAAAGTATAATACGTTTGATATTACACAAATATTAAAAAACGGCGCGAATGCTGTTGGAGTTGTTCTGGGCAATGGAAGATTTTTTACAATGCGGCAAAATTACAAGCCTTGGAAATGGCATAATTTCGGATTCCCAAAATTGCTATTGCAAATTGAAATTAAATATAGTGATGGCTCTTCAAAGAAAATAGTAAGTGACGATACCTGGAAGATGACAGCAGATGGCCCTATTCGTTCCAACAATGAATACGATGGTGAAGATTATGATGCGACTAAGGAAATGAAGGGTTGGACATTACCCGGTTTTAATGAATCGAAATGGTTCAATGCTAAGTATGTATTACCGCCGGATGGAATTCTTTCAGCACAAATGAATAACAATATGCAGGTGATGGATTCTGTAAAAGTAAAGTCCATTCACCAAATTGGAGCTAAAGATTACATTATAGATTTTGGTCAGAACATGGCCGGTTGGTTATTGCTAAACGTTGACGGAAAGGGGCATTCCGGTGATACAATAACGATTAGGTATGCTGAAAGTTTACAACCCGGCGGACAATTGTATGTAGAAAATTTAAGAGACGCAAAATCAACAGATCACTATATTCTAAGTGGTAAAAACAATGAAAGGTTTGCGCCACAATTTGTGTATCACGGATTTCGATATGTTGAAGTGCGCAATTATCCAGGTCATCCCAATGACAGCAATTTTTTGGCAGAGGTTGTTTATGATAAAATGCAGACCATAGGTTCATTTTCTTGTTCTGATACGACTATTAATCAAATCTTTAAAAATGCTTATTGGACGATCCGTTCTGACTATAAGGGCATGCCTGTTGATTGCCCGCAAAGAAACGAAAGGCAGCCCTGGTTAGGAGACAGATCAACGGGTTGCTATGGAGAGAGTTTCCTTTTTAACAATGGTAATCTATATGCTAAATGGCTCGATGATATTCAGGATGCGCAAAAGGAAAACGGGAGTATTCCTGATGTGGCACCGACTTTTTGGTATTATTTTAAAGACGATATTACCTGGCCGTCGACCTACTTGAATGTCGCAAATATGCTTTATCATCAATATGGAGATAAGCAATCAATTGTGAAACATTATGCATCTATGAAAAAATGGATGAGTTATATGCAACAGCAGTACATGAATAGTTATCTCTTTTCTAATGATAGTTACGGCGACTGGTGTGTACCACCAGAATCCCCGAAACTTATACACAGTATAGATCCGGAGAGAATGACTGATGGGGGCTTACTAGCTACAGCGACTTATTATAAGGATTTAAAATTAATGGAAAAGTTCGCTTCCATTGCCCATCAATCCGGGGATAGCTTAAATTTTGCAGAGTTAGCCTCGAAGATTAAATTGGCTTTTAATAATAAATACTTTAATCAAAAGAAGAAATATTATAGTAATAATTCTATTACTGCGAATTTGCTTCCCTTGACTTTTGGAATCGTGGCAGATAAATTTAAAAAGGATGTCTTTGAAAATATTGTCAACAAAACCCTGAAGGAAAATAAGGGGCATATCGGTACGGGAGTGATAGGAACACAGTTTTTAATGCGTGGCTTTACCAATAATAACCGAACAGACATTGCCTATCAGTTAGCGACCAACAGAACTTATCCAAGTTGGGGGTATATGGTGGCCAATGGTGCTACAACTATTTGGGAATTATGGAATGGAAATACTGCCAGCCCCAAAATGAATTCGCAAAATCACGTGATGCTATTAGGTGATTTGCTTATCTGGTTATTTGAAGATCAGGCGGGTATAAAGTCGGATTTAAACCAAACAGCATTTAAGAAAATAATTATGCATCCTCAAATTAATTCTAAAATGCAATTTGTGAATGCCACTTATCAATCTCCTTATGGTGAAATTAAGAGTGCTTGGAAAAAAGAAGGCCGTTTTTTCTATTGGAATATGCGTATTCCTCCCAACACCACTGCAGAAATTTATATTCCATCTTCTGATCAGGATCCAAATATCAGCGAAACTAATAGGGCTATCGCCCAATTGAAAGATATCACCTTCATGAAAAGAGAAAATGGATATACTATTTATACATTAGGTTCAGGTAATTATCATTTTAAATCATCATTTTAA